From Rissa tridactyla isolate bRisTri1 chromosome 7, bRisTri1.patW.cur.20221130, whole genome shotgun sequence, a single genomic window includes:
- the PRKRIP1 gene encoding PRKR-interacting protein 1 — MAAPSAPRPPRPRKEPQPLVIPRSAAEEQRLRLERLMRNPEKTVPIPEKLNEWAPRPPPEFVRDVMGSSAGAGSGEFHVYRHLRRREYQRQDFMDAMAEKQRLDEEFQKKLERNKMIAEEQTAKRRRKRQKLKEKKLQAKKNKLEQKKQEKEPDQSQERGSSEDDEEDSKEEEEKEDDAEEPSFVMGRG; from the exons ATGGCGGCGCCctcggccccgcggccgccccggccccgcaagGAGCCGCAGCCGCTTGTCATCCCGCGGAGCGCCGCCGAGGAGCAGCGCCTCCGCCTCGAGCGGCTCATGAGGAACCCG GAAAAGACTGTACCAATTCCTGAAAAACTGAATGAATGGGCACCACGACCTCCCCCGGAGTTTGTTAGAGATGTCATGG GTTCCAGTGCTGGAGCTGGGAGTGGGGAGTTTCATGTGTACCGGCATCTTCGTCGGCGAGAGTACCAGAGGCAAGATTTCATGGATGCCATGGCTGAGAAG CAAAGACTAGATGAGGAATTCCAGAAGAAACTGGAGAGGAATAAGATGATTGCAGAAGAACAAACAGCAAAACGCAGAAGGAAGCG ccagaagttaaaagagaagaaactgcaagctaagaaaaataaactcgaacaaaagaagcaggaaaaag AACCGGATCAATCTCAAGAGCGAGGCAGCAGCGAGGATGATGAAGAGGAtagcaaggaggaggaagagaaggaagatgatGCTGAAGAGCCAAGTTTTGTGATGGGAAGAGGATGA